The DNA region CCCGTCGCCCGTGACCTCGGCGCGCGGGTCGAAGGAGGGGTTCAGGAAGAAAGGGGGCCGCTCGGACTGGTCGACGGACGAGCACGCGGCCCGCTGGGCCAGCCCCGCCGCCGTGAGGGAACGATTGACCCGCTCGGCGAGCGTGCTCGGCGCCAGGTACCGCTGTGACGGCCCGTCACCCTGATGACACGCTTTGGCCAGTTCGGTCACGAAGGCGCCGTCCACCGCCAGATCGCGATGCCGGGCTGAGGCCAGCAGCCAGGTGCCCGCGCCGAATCCGTCGCCGCGTCCCCGGCCGGCCACGATGGTGTCGGTGACGGTACCGATCTCCGCCGTAGCTGCCGCCGCGTGGCAGGCGTCCACTACGAACAGGACGTTGCGGACCGGTGACGTGGCCAGGATTTCGGCCAGGTTGAGCAGTGACAGCCACGAGCGTGGTCGCCCCGGCGCGCTGTCAGCACAGGCCAGACGGTACTGGCCGGCTAGGGAGCGGTCCCCGTGCCCGGCGTAGTACACGACCACGACGTCGTCAGCGGTCAGTCCTGGGGTATGGCACCAGTCGGCCAGGGCATTCTCGAAGGACTCGCAGTCCGGGTCGTAGGAGACGGCCGTCAGGACACGCTCGTAGCCCATCGAAACGAACAGCTCGGTCGCCCGGTCGACGTCCTCGTGGGCCAAGGGGAGTTCGGGGGCTTCCCGGTAGTGGCGGGTGCCCGCAGCGACGAGGTACCGCATCAGACAGTCCCGGTCCCCGGCAGCAGGCCCGTCAAGATGGCCCGCCCCGTCTCGACGGCAGTCAGGTACCGCGTGGCGTCGTGCATGTGACTGCCGTTGTTCACCGCCACATCCCGCACTCCGTTGCCGAAGGCCGGGCCAAGTTCGCGTACAACGGCGACGATGTCGGTGTCATCGGCGATGTTGGTCCACGCCCGCACCGGCTTCGGCCACACAGCCTGGCGGTTCTCAGGCGCCGGTTCGAGCCGATCGAGGACGAGGGCGCGCATGCCCAGCGGCGATCCCAGGGTGACGAGCATGCGAATGTCCCAGTCGCCATTACGCCGCGGGTCGTAGAGCGTCTCGTAGGCAATGACCGACCCGAGCGAATGGGCCACGACGACCCGTGTCCTCGGGGTGATCCGCGCGGCCAGCCGGTCCTGCGCCGCGCGCCGGATCTCCTCGTCGCCGAAATAGCCGGTCATCTGCTTGAGACTGCCGATCAGTGCGCGATCGAGGACCCCGCGCAGGTACCGGGCGCCCGTGAGGGCGTCCAGGGCTGCTCGCACGGCGTTGAGCCGGAGGGCCCGGGAGGCGGTCCAGCCCACGGGGCCCCGCGTACCGGTGGCTGCCGGATCCGGGACAGCGGGGTCGGTACGCGCCGCCTCGGCCCACCACTCCATCAGGAGGGCGAACTCCGCGTCGTTGTCGACATCGCCCTCGTCGTAGGGGAGTTCGACCCCTGCGCGGGTGCCGCGTGGCCGGAACAGGTCACCGTAGAAGGCCACCCCCACGTCGTCGGACGAAGGCACCGGGCCGCCCGCAAGACGTGTGCCGCCCTGGAGTTCGGGAACGACGTCCCGTGCTAGGGAGTCCTCGCTCAGGTACTGCTTGCCGACGCCGTGCACGAAGACGACCTTGCTCAATGCCCCTCCCAGAGTGAGGGAACAAGATTACGCGGGGACGGTCAGCCCGGCGCGCGGAACTAGCAACGGCTGCTCACACAAAGGCTGTTGTGCGTGCCCGGGACAGGATCGCGGCTGTCATGGCCCGTGCCGGACTCATCGAAGTCCTGGCTCTTTCCCCGGAGAAGCCTGAGACGGAAACTCTCCGGATCTGGCTTGACCCGTCTCGGGGCCGTACGTCGATCAGCCAAGTCCCCACCCGCGTGACTGCGAAGAAGTCCGGGGTGTGGTTGCGCCACTTCTCCACCGTACGGAACCGGATACGCAACGGCCGCGACAGCACTTCCAACAGATCACCGGCAAAGTCGAGAGCTACCAGCAACTGATCCTCTTCAAGGCTCTCGAACCCATGCAGGCGCCCCGCGTCGACACCAGGGACTCCAGCCCGGGCCTGTGCCGCTGCTCCCGCCACCAGGTGAACCCCCGCATCGGCCCACGGCTCGCCACCGGCACCTGCCCCAGGTGCCGGACCGGCCCCGCAACCTCGTCCCCGGCGTACTTCCACGTCGCCGTCCACCGGTCCGGCCAGCCATCGGACAGGTCCAGGCCGCCCCGCCCCGCGTTCAGCGAGACCGGGACCAGCAGATCCGTCCACGTACAGCTGTGGGACCACAAGGAGCCCCGGGTATCGCTCATAGTCCCAGGTCAGCCGCACGCATCCCGTCGGAGGAGCGATCTTCGAAGTTTGCGACAACTTGCCTGCAAAAAGCACGGAACACGTCAACAACGATGCGAATTCGGCGACAGATATCGTGCTCAGTGCTTCGAGAAAGGCCAGGTCGGGATGGGAGGTTAACGACAACTATCGTGCTCAGGCTCACTTCTTTGACCTTCACCTTGGGGCAGCCCACAGCATCGGTGGGGCTGCGACAGGACACCAAAGAAAGTGCCGGTCGGCACTTCCCTTGGGAGTGGCGGCCGGCACGGTCATCCGGTGGGCGGGGTATCGGCCCCGCGTCCGGTCAGGGGGTGGTGAGGAGTTCGAGTGTGTCGATCACTCGGTTCGAGAAGCCCCACTCGTTGTCGTACCAGGCGACCACCTTGACGTGGCGGCCTTCGACGCGGGTGAGGGCCGAGTCGAAGATCGACGAGGCGGGGTTGCCCACGATGTCGGACGACACGAGCGGGTCCTCCGAGTACTCCAGGACGCCCGCGAGCGGACCCTCCGCCGCGGTGCGGTACGCCGCCAGCACGTCGTCACGCGTCACGTCGCGGGCGACGGTCGTGTTGAGTTCGACGATCGAGCCCACCGGCACCGGTACGCGGATCGAGTCGCCCGACAGCTTGCCGTCGAGGTTCGGCAGCACCGCACCGATCGCCTTGGCGGCGCCGGTCGTGGTCGGCACGATGTTGACGCCGGCGGCCCGGGCGCGGCGGGCGTCGCGGTGCGGACCGTCCTGCAGGTTCTGCTCCTGCGTGTAGGCGTGCACCGTCGTCATGAACCCGTGCTCGATACCGGCGAGGTCGTCGAGCACCTTGGCCAGCGGCGCGAGCGCGTTGGTGGTGCAGGAGGCGTTCGAGACGATCGTGTGCAGGGCCGGGTCGTACGCATCGGTGTTGACCCCGAAAGCGAGCGTGACGTCGGCGCCGTCCGACGGCGCGCTGACGAGTACCTTCGTCGCGCCCGCGTCGAGGTGGGCCCGGGCGGCCTTGGCCGAGGTGAAGCGGCCGGTGGCTTCCAGGACGATGTCGACACCGAGTTCGGCCCAGGGCAGCTGTGCCGGTTCGCGCTCGGCCAGCACCTTGATCCGACGGCCGTCGACGACGAGCACGTCCCCGTCGACGGTCACCGGGCGCCCGAGCCGGCCGGCCGTGCTGTCGAAGGCGAGCAGCCGGGCGAGAGTCGCGGGCTCCGTCAGGTCGTTGACGGCGACGACCTCCAGGGCGCTGTCGCGCTCCAGCAGTGCGCGCAGCACATTGCGCCCGATGCGGCCGAATCCGTTGATGGCGATGCGAGTCATGAGTGGTGTCCCTTCCATTCCAAACCCTTCGGGACCAGGCTCGCCCGCGGCCGACGCCGCTGACAGTGGCGGGATCGCCATGGTTCAAAAGGATCCCGCCACACCCCGTCACACCCCTCCCTCCACACCCCTCCCCTCCACGCCGCGCCCCTCCGCACGGCGTCGTGCCGGTCACTCGCCCCGCGTGAAGGTGCGCCGGTACTCGCTCGGTGTCGTGCCGAGGATGCGCTGGAAGTGCAGGCGCAGGTTCGCGCCGGTGCCGAGCCCGATGTCGGCGGCGATCTGTTCGACGCTGCGCTGCGAGCGTTCGAGCAGCTCGCGGGCCAGGTCGATACGGGCGCGCATCACCCACTGCATCGGCGTGTAGCCGGTCTCCTCGACGAAGCGCCGGGAGAACGTACGCGGCGAGACCCCCGCCTGCCGCGCCAGCGTGTCGAGCGTGAGGGGCTCGCCGAGCCGGTGCAGCGCCCACTCACGGGTGGCGGCGAACCGCTCACCAAGCGGCTCGGGGACGCTGCGCGGCACGTACTGGGCCTGGCCGCCGCTGCGGTAGGGGGCCGCGACCAGCCGCCGGGCCGCGTGGTTGGACGCGGCCACTCCGAGGTCGCCGCGCAGGATGTGCAGGCACAGGTCGATGCCGGAGGCGGCGCCGGCCGAGGTGAGCACGCTGCCCTCGTCGACGAACAGCACGTTCTCGTCGACCCGGACGAGCGGATGCCTGGCCATGAGCGCCCGCGTGTAGTGCCAGTGCGTCGTGGCGCGCCTGCCGTCGAGCAGGCCCGTGGCGGCGAGCGCGAAGGCGCCCGTCGAGATGGCGGCGAGCCGCGCGCCCCGGTCGTGGGCGGCGATCAGCGCGTCGACGACGGCCCGCGGCGGGTCGTCGCGGTCCGGGAACCGGTAGCCGGGGACGAAGACGATGTCGGCCCACGCAAGCGCGTCGAGGCCGTGGGCGACGGAGTACGCGAGGCCGTCGCCGCCGGTCACGAGACCGGGTGTCGCCCCGCACACCCGCACCTCGTACGGCATGCTCGCGCGGGTCGTGAAGACCTGCGCGGGAATTCCGACGTCGAGCGGCTTCGCACCCTCCAGCACAAGGACGGCGACGCGATGCAGGCGGGGTGCGGGCACGGGAAGAGGTTACGCGGGGAGGTGGGGCGTGCCTTCGATGCGCCCACGCCCAGCACGCTCACCATGCCCACCACGCTCACCATGCCCACCGCGCTCACCGCGCGGACGGGGCGGCGGGTGCTCGCCACGACCGGAGCGGATTCAGGCCGGGTCAGGAACCGGCGGGGCGCTGAAGTCCACCTCGGCCGCGGGCAGGACGCGGATGCCGCGCCCCGGGAAACCGATGTGCCGGTAGATGGCGTTGTGGTGTGCGACGGCTCGGTCGGACGCGACGAACCCGTCCACGTCCGGGCGGGCGGAGGTGGTGTGCCCGTCGGCGACGAGCACGAGGTCGTACCCACGGCTCAGTGCCTGCCGCGCGGTCGTGTCCACGCAGAACTCGGTCGCGAACCCGGTCACGACCACCTCGGTGACGCCGAGTGCCGTGAGGAACGGGCCGAGGTCGCTGTCGAGAAAGGCGTCGGCGGTGCCCTTCCGGACGGTCTTCTCGCCCTCACCAGGGGCCAGTTCGGGCACGGTCCGCCACGCTTCCGTGCCGGGCTCAAGACCAGGCCCGTCGTGCTGGACCGTGATGACGGGCACGCCGGCGGCACGGGCACGTTCCCGGAGCAGGGCGATCGTGGCGACGGTCTCCTTCGGCCGGTGGGAGATGGCCACGGCGGCGTTCTGCATGTCGAGGACGAGGAGCGCGGGTGCGTGAGGCATGAGGGCACCGTATGGGAGTGCGGACGGGTGGGGCGGCGGCAGAGGTCGCCGAAGCTCCACCGCCGGTCGCGCGGAAGCCGTACGGAGTACCGCTGTCCGCGTTCCCGCCCGCTCCTGCCTGTTCCCGACTGTTCCCGCCCGCTCCTGCCTGTTCCCGACTGTTCCCGCCCGTGGTCCGCCGCACGACGCTAGCGTCGGATCCCATGATCGTATGGCTCAACGGCACCCATGGCGCGGGCAAGACGACGACCAGTGCGCTCGTGCAGCAACTCATCCCGGACTCACGGGTGTTCGACGCCGAGAAGGTCGGCGAGACGCTCATGGACATCACGCCGGCGCTGCCCGGGCCCGGGACGGACAACTTCCAGCACTGGCCGCCGTGGCGGCCTCTCGTGGTCGAGACCGCCCGCCGCGTACTCGACTACGCCGGCGGCACTCTGGTGGTTCCGATGACCGTGCTGGTCGAGGAGTACTGGCGCGAGATCAGCACGGGCCTCGCCCAACATGCCATTCCGGTACGGCACTTCGTCCTCCACGCCGACCAGGCCACCCTTCGCGGGCGCATCGCGGGCGACACCGTTCTCGGCCCCGACTCCCCGTTCCGTCTCCGGTACGTCGAGCCCTACGCCGAGGCCGCCCGCACCTGGCTGCACGACGAGGCCGAGGTCGTCGACACCACGCACCTCACACCCGCCGAAGCCGCCCTGCAGATCGCGGAGGCCGTCAAGAGCATCGGCAGCTAGCCCCCTCCCGTCGGCTTCCCGTCCGCTTCCCTTCCCTTGCCTTCTCTTCCCGTCCCTCCTGCCCCGAACCCGCAGGTCGTCGGGTGTACGAGCCCCGGCTCGACGCGGGCTCGACGCGGGCTCGATGACCCCGCTGGCGATTTCAGGACAACGATCCCGGCGGCGGTCGCCGCGTTCCCGGCGGGGAGGACCGAGCAACTGTGCGGAAGTCCGGCCGCCTCTCCCTGGCGGAAAAGCACGGGACACACCTTCACCCTGGGAAACCATGAGGCATGCGCCCAGATGCCTGGCACCTCACCGAAGACGTCGACGAATTCCTCGCCCGAGCCGGAGACTTCCTGCGCTCGCGGCCGGGCCCGCATGTCATGCAGCTGACGTGGGCGGAGAGGGTGCGAAAGCGCGGGGCGGACGCGTTCGGTGCCGAAGCCCCCGTCTTCGGCGTACTGGAGCAAGCGGGCGAGGTCAGTGGCACCTTCTACCGCCTCCCGCCCCGCGCCCTGGGCCTCTCCCCGCTCACGCCCGAGCAGGCCGACTCCCTCGCCGCCCGTCTGACCGCCCTCGGGCACTCCCCTTCCCGCGTCAGCGCGGACCACAGCACCGCCACCGCATTCGCCGAGGCCTGGCAGCGGCACACCGGCGCGACCCCGAAACTCCACGACACACAGGTCCGTCTGTACGGCCTCGGCACCCTCACCCCACCGGAGCCGCTAGCGTCCGGCCGGGGCCGTGTCCTGGGCGAGCAGGACCTTGACGAGGCCATTTTCTGGTGCGGCGAGTTCTCCAAGGCCGTCGGCGAAGACGTCGCCATCAACGCCGACACCTGGGCCGAGACCCGCTACGCCGACAAGCGCTACACACTCTGGGAGACCCCCGACGGCACCCCCGTATCCATCGCGGGCATGAACCCGCTGATCGGCGGCCAGATCCAGGTGGACATCGTCTACACCCCGGCCCACCTGCGCGGTCACGGCTACGCGGCTGCCGTGTCGGCGGAGGTGAGCCGGGCCGCGCTGGCCGCGGGTGCCAAGGACGTCGTGCTGTTCGCGGACGTGTCCAACCCGACCAGCAACGCCCTCTACCAGCGCCTCGGATATCGCGCGATCACCGACTGGGCCGCGTACGACTTCTCCGCTGCCGGTCAGTAACGGAGAAGCCAAACCCGCCGCCGGTCACTAGCGTGATGAGCATGGATCTCAAGCTTGCACAGTGCTTCATCGCCGTCGACGACCACGACAAGGCACTCGCCTTCTACCGCGATGTGCTCGGTCTCGAAGTCCGCAACGACGTCGGATTCGAGGGGATGCGCTGGGTGACCGTCGGCTCGCCCTCGCAGCCGGACGTGGAGATCGTCCTGGAGCCGCCGCTCGCCGACCCGAACGCCACGCCCGCCGACCGGCAGGCGGTCGCCGAGCTCATGGCCAAGGGCCTGCTGCGCGGTGTCATCTTCCGCACCGACGACTGCGACGCCCTGTTCGAGCGGATCCGCGCCGCGGGCGGCGACGTACTGCAGGAACCGATGGACCAGCCGTACGGAGTACGCGACTGCGCCTTCCGCGACCCGGCGGGGAACCTCCTGCGGTTCCTCCAGCCGCGTGGCAAGTAACGCGGTACGCGGCAGAGGCAGGCGGGCGCGGCGATTGGCTCGGCGGCCACAGGGGAATCGGACACCGAGCCACTGCATGCCTGCATGCCTGCATGCCTGCCTGCCCGTTCACTCGCCCGCTCGCTCGCTCGCTCGCTACCAGATGATGACCCCGCCACCGATCCCCAACGCCCGTCGGGCCGCGTTCACGATGTTGTCCAGGCGGCGGCGCACGTCGTCGGCGTGCTCGGCGTGGGACTTCCGCGACGCCGCCCCCGTCCCCGACGGCGCCTCCGCCTCCGCCGTCATGTGATCGGCGATACGCGCCAGATGCGTACGGAGCAGATCGCACTCGGCGAGGAAGTCGGACACCTCGTCCGGCGCCACCGTCAGGTCCTCGGTGGCCAGCCGCGGGAAGAAGCGCGCGCCGAGCGAACGGACCGGCTCCGACCCCCACACCTCCGTACGCCACCGCTCCCAGCCGGCCACGTCGGAGGACTCGGGCGGAACATCCAGCACCTCGATGCCGCCCTCCGCTCTGGGCACGTACACATCGACCGACAGACTCATGGCAGGGAGTCGACCACGGACGGACCCCGCCGGTCCACCA from Streptomyces sp. NBC_00258 includes:
- a CDS encoding VOC family protein, coding for MDLKLAQCFIAVDDHDKALAFYRDVLGLEVRNDVGFEGMRWVTVGSPSQPDVEIVLEPPLADPNATPADRQAVAELMAKGLLRGVIFRTDDCDALFERIRAAGGDVLQEPMDQPYGVRDCAFRDPAGNLLRFLQPRGK
- the gap gene encoding type I glyceraldehyde-3-phosphate dehydrogenase, producing MTRIAINGFGRIGRNVLRALLERDSALEVVAVNDLTEPATLARLLAFDSTAGRLGRPVTVDGDVLVVDGRRIKVLAEREPAQLPWAELGVDIVLEATGRFTSAKAARAHLDAGATKVLVSAPSDGADVTLAFGVNTDAYDPALHTIVSNASCTTNALAPLAKVLDDLAGIEHGFMTTVHAYTQEQNLQDGPHRDARRARAAGVNIVPTTTGAAKAIGAVLPNLDGKLSGDSIRVPVPVGSIVELNTTVARDVTRDDVLAAYRTAAEGPLAGVLEYSEDPLVSSDIVGNPASSIFDSALTRVEGRHVKVVAWYDNEWGFSNRVIDTLELLTTP
- a CDS encoding isochorismatase family protein — its product is MPHAPALLVLDMQNAAVAISHRPKETVATIALLRERARAAGVPVITVQHDGPGLEPGTEAWRTVPELAPGEGEKTVRKGTADAFLDSDLGPFLTALGVTEVVVTGFATEFCVDTTARQALSRGYDLVLVADGHTTSARPDVDGFVASDRAVAHHNAIYRHIGFPGRGIRVLPAAEVDFSAPPVPDPA
- a CDS encoding GlxA family transcriptional regulator is translated as MPAPRLHRVAVLVLEGAKPLDVGIPAQVFTTRASMPYEVRVCGATPGLVTGGDGLAYSVAHGLDALAWADIVFVPGYRFPDRDDPPRAVVDALIAAHDRGARLAAISTGAFALAATGLLDGRRATTHWHYTRALMARHPLVRVDENVLFVDEGSVLTSAGAASGIDLCLHILRGDLGVAASNHAARRLVAAPYRSGGQAQYVPRSVPEPLGERFAATREWALHRLGEPLTLDTLARQAGVSPRTFSRRFVEETGYTPMQWVMRARIDLARELLERSQRSVEQIAADIGLGTGANLRLHFQRILGTTPSEYRRTFTRGE
- a CDS encoding GNAT family N-acetyltransferase, translated to MRPDAWHLTEDVDEFLARAGDFLRSRPGPHVMQLTWAERVRKRGADAFGAEAPVFGVLEQAGEVSGTFYRLPPRALGLSPLTPEQADSLAARLTALGHSPSRVSADHSTATAFAEAWQRHTGATPKLHDTQVRLYGLGTLTPPEPLASGRGRVLGEQDLDEAIFWCGEFSKAVGEDVAINADTWAETRYADKRYTLWETPDGTPVSIAGMNPLIGGQIQVDIVYTPAHLRGHGYAAAVSAEVSRAALAAGAKDVVLFADVSNPTSNALYQRLGYRAITDWAAYDFSAAGQ
- a CDS encoding antibiotic ABC transporter ATP-binding protein, with the protein product MSKVVFVHGVGKQYLSEDSLARDVVPELQGGTRLAGGPVPSSDDVGVAFYGDLFRPRGTRAGVELPYDEGDVDNDAEFALLMEWWAEAARTDPAVPDPAATGTRGPVGWTASRALRLNAVRAALDALTGARYLRGVLDRALIGSLKQMTGYFGDEEIRRAAQDRLAARITPRTRVVVAHSLGSVIAYETLYDPRRNGDWDIRMLVTLGSPLGMRALVLDRLEPAPENRQAVWPKPVRAWTNIADDTDIVAVVRELGPAFGNGVRDVAVNNGSHMHDATRYLTAVETGRAILTGLLPGTGTV
- a CDS encoding AAA family ATPase gives rise to the protein MIVWLNGTHGAGKTTTSALVQQLIPDSRVFDAEKVGETLMDITPALPGPGTDNFQHWPPWRPLVVETARRVLDYAGGTLVVPMTVLVEEYWREISTGLAQHAIPVRHFVLHADQATLRGRIAGDTVLGPDSPFRLRYVEPYAEAARTWLHDEAEVVDTTHLTPAEAALQIAEAVKSIGS